A genomic stretch from uncultured Pseudodesulfovibrio sp. includes:
- a CDS encoding chemotaxis response regulator protein-glutamate methylesterase — translation MMRKIRVLIVDDSAVVRQTLEDILSSDPQIEVMGTAIDPYVAAERMKKEIPDVITLDIEMPRMDGLTFLKKLMKQHPVPVVICSSVADKGTDNALKALEYGAVEIITKPKVGTKKFLEESSIRLIDKVKAAAMARPKAVKLAPAIKVSPKLSADAVIPMGTLKNLSATEKICLVGASTGGTEALKVFLEAQPVNCPPIAIVQHMPEHFTKAFANRLNSICQINIKEAVDGDPLLRGQALIAPGDKHMLLKRTGNRYHVEIKDGPLVSRHRPSVDVLFRSGARYGGSNVVAAIMTGMGDDGAKGMKELHDAGAYTIAQDEASCVVFGMPQEAIKLGGAQKILSLTRIAGEVVRACG, via the coding sequence ATAATGCGTAAGATCCGTGTGTTGATAGTCGATGATTCAGCCGTTGTCAGACAGACTCTGGAGGACATCCTTTCTTCTGACCCGCAAATTGAAGTCATGGGGACAGCCATTGACCCTTATGTCGCGGCGGAGCGGATGAAAAAGGAAATTCCTGACGTGATCACTCTTGATATTGAGATGCCGCGTATGGATGGTCTGACCTTTTTGAAAAAGCTCATGAAGCAACACCCTGTTCCTGTGGTGATTTGCTCTTCAGTCGCGGACAAGGGGACTGATAATGCTCTCAAAGCCCTTGAATACGGGGCTGTGGAAATTATCACCAAGCCCAAGGTTGGGACCAAGAAATTTTTGGAAGAATCGAGCATTCGTCTTATTGACAAGGTGAAGGCTGCAGCCATGGCCCGGCCCAAGGCAGTCAAGCTGGCTCCGGCCATCAAAGTGAGTCCGAAGCTCTCTGCCGATGCGGTTATTCCCATGGGGACATTGAAAAACCTGTCAGCAACGGAAAAGATCTGTCTGGTAGGCGCTTCAACCGGGGGGACGGAAGCCCTCAAGGTCTTTTTGGAAGCTCAACCAGTCAATTGTCCGCCCATTGCCATTGTGCAGCATATGCCGGAGCATTTTACCAAGGCGTTTGCCAACCGACTGAACTCTATTTGTCAGATTAACATCAAGGAAGCCGTGGACGGTGATCCGTTGTTGCGCGGGCAGGCGTTGATCGCTCCGGGTGACAAACATATGCTGCTTAAGCGGACCGGCAATCGGTATCATGTTGAAATCAAGGATGGACCTTTGGTCTCTCGTCATCGGCCATCTGTGGATGTCCTGTTTCGATCCGGTGCAAGGTATGGCGGCAGTAATGTGGTCGCAGCCATCATGACCGGCATGGGTGATGACGGAGCAAAAGGCATGAAAGAACTGCATGATGCCGGAGCATATACCATCGCTCAAGACGAAGCCAGTTGCGTGGTTTTCGGTATGCCACAAGAGGCTATCAAGTTGGGGGGCGCTCAGAAAATTCTCTCACTGACGCGTATTGCGGGTGAGGTCGTCCGTGCATGTGGCTAG
- a CDS encoding DUF190 domain-containing protein, with translation MKLLDKAERIRIYIGEDDKYKGVPLAEAIVREARKLGLAGATVFRGMSGFGANSLIHTNKILRLSEDLPVVVEIVEHPDRLRPLLTILDEMMKEGMITREPVDVIAYRHSKS, from the coding sequence GTGAAACTACTTGATAAGGCTGAACGAATTAGAATCTACATCGGAGAAGATGACAAGTATAAAGGCGTTCCCCTGGCTGAAGCCATAGTCAGGGAGGCAAGGAAACTTGGCCTGGCCGGAGCTACGGTTTTTCGTGGCATGAGCGGATTCGGAGCAAACAGCCTCATTCATACCAATAAGATTCTGCGGCTGTCCGAAGATCTGCCAGTAGTTGTAGAAATTGTGGAACACCCTGATCGTCTGAGACCTCTACTCACAATTCTTGACGAAATGATGAAAGAGGGAATGATCACACGTGAACCTGTAGATGTCATCGCCTACCGCCACTCCAAAAGCTAA
- the crcB gene encoding fluoride efflux transporter CrcB — MLTKLLYLSLGGAAGTMSRYWLSGVAQRMTNGSFPLGTFAVNMFGCLLFGAVWGFFENRMLPGSEIRLLVLTGFMGAFTTFSTYMFETAELVKYGQMFTALLNVVGQSVVGLVMVLAGIALGRLL; from the coding sequence ATGTTGACAAAATTACTCTATCTTTCCTTGGGCGGTGCGGCCGGGACCATGTCCCGCTACTGGCTGTCCGGTGTAGCCCAACGAATGACCAACGGATCATTTCCGCTGGGGACATTCGCAGTAAACATGTTTGGCTGCCTGCTTTTCGGCGCCGTCTGGGGATTTTTCGAAAACCGCATGCTACCAGGAAGCGAAATACGCCTTCTCGTTCTGACTGGCTTCATGGGTGCTTTTACCACTTTTTCCACATACATGTTCGAAACCGCTGAACTGGTCAAATACGGCCAGATGTTCACGGCTCTCTTGAACGTGGTCGGCCAGAGCGTTGTGGGACTCGTCATGGTGCTTGCAGGCATCGCTCTTGGTCGCCTGCTCTAA